In Diceros bicornis minor isolate mBicDic1 chromosome 27 unlocalized genomic scaffold, mDicBic1.mat.cur SUPER_27_unloc_1, whole genome shotgun sequence, the following are encoded in one genomic region:
- the LOC131401945 gene encoding adhesion G protein-coupled receptor E1-like produces the protein MWTFSLLLFWGCCGICSCETVTLTPPESVAWRRLLNLTGTAFETNECVDTTVCPAYATCTDTPKSYYCTCKQGFLSSTGETQFRGSGVECKDIDECSQNPLQCGHNSICKNLPGRYKCSCLRGFSSPTGNNWNPGKPGHFACTDINDCLSSGICPEHSECSNSLGSYRCSCRDGLFSNNSACEGTEGLPFFIYLLN, from the exons ATGTGGACCTTCAGCTTGCTCCTCTTCTGGG GGTGTTGTGGTATATGTAGCTGCGAAACAGTCACATTAACCCCACCGGAATCAGTGGCATGGC GTCGGCTGCTGAATCTGACAGGGACGGCTTTTG AAACGAATGAGTGTGTGGATACCACCGTCTGCCCAGCTTATGCAACCTGCACCGACACTCCAAAAAGTTACTACTGCACTTGCAAACAAGGCTTCCTGTCCAGCACCGGAGAGACACAGTTCAGGGGCTCAGGTGTGGAATGCAAAG ATATAGATGAGTGTTCTCAAAATCCCCTACAATGTGGTCACAACTCAATCTGCAAAAACCTGCCAGGGAGGTACAAGTGCAGCTGTTTGCGTGGTTTTTCTTCTCCTACTGGAAACAACTGGAACCCTGGAAAGCCAGGTCATTTTGCCTGTACAG ACATCAATGACTGCCTCTCCAGTGGAATCTGCCCAGAGCATTCTGAGTGTTCCAACTCCTTGGGAAGCTACAGGTGCAGCTGTCGTGATGGGCTCTTCTCTAACAACTCCGCCTGTGAAGGCACAGAGGGCCTGCCCTTCTTTATTTACCTACTTAATTAA